A window of Christiangramia forsetii KT0803 contains these coding sequences:
- a CDS encoding amidophosphoribosyltransferase: MSDALKHECGIAHIRLLKPLDYYKEKYGTAFYGVNKMYLMMEKQHNRGQDGAGFASIKLNTIPGERYISRVRSNQAQPIQDIFAQINERINDEIKANPEYADDTELQKRYIPYLGEVFLGHVRYGTFGKNSIESVHPFLRQNNWMHRNLIVAGNFNMTNVNKLFNNLVELGQHPKERADTVTVMEKIGHFLDDEVRKLYKKLKKQGYSKVTASPVIAEKLNVAKILRKSSKDWDGGYAMAGLIGHGDSFVLRDPAGIRPAYYYKDDEVVVVASERPVIQTVFNVDFKDVHELPPGNAIITKKNGDVSIKEILEPLERKACSFERIYFSRGSDAEIYEERKMLGRLLMPDVLKSINHDTLKTVFSFIPNTAETSFYGMVEAAQDELNKQKNEAILEEKETLTDARLQEILSHRLRTEKIAIKDVKLRTFITEDSSRDDLVAHVYDVTYGVVKPEDNLVIIDDSIVRGTTLKKSIIKMMDRLKPKKIVVVSSAPQIRYPDCYGIDMARLEGLVAFRAALELLKDNNQYDIVEKVYNKCKEQVDLDDKDVQNFVKEIYDPFTDEEISDKISELLCDEDVNAEVKVIYQTVDNLHLACPKNLGDWYFTGNYPTAGGNRVVNRAFMNFFEGKEGRAY; the protein is encoded by the coding sequence ATGAGTGATGCTTTAAAACACGAATGCGGAATTGCACATATAAGGCTTTTAAAACCTCTTGATTATTATAAGGAAAAATATGGTACAGCATTTTATGGTGTAAATAAGATGTACCTGATGATGGAAAAGCAACATAACCGCGGGCAGGATGGTGCTGGTTTTGCAAGCATCAAACTCAATACAATACCCGGAGAACGCTATATAAGCAGGGTTCGTTCTAATCAGGCGCAACCTATACAGGATATTTTTGCGCAGATCAATGAAAGGATCAATGATGAAATAAAAGCCAATCCCGAATATGCGGATGACACAGAGCTTCAAAAAAGATATATTCCCTACCTGGGAGAGGTCTTTTTAGGCCATGTGAGATACGGGACTTTTGGGAAAAACAGCATAGAAAGCGTACATCCATTTCTTAGACAGAACAACTGGATGCATCGTAATCTTATTGTGGCCGGGAATTTTAATATGACTAATGTGAATAAGCTTTTCAATAATCTTGTGGAGCTTGGTCAGCATCCTAAAGAAAGAGCCGATACGGTTACCGTGATGGAAAAGATTGGTCACTTTCTGGATGATGAAGTTCGTAAGTTATATAAGAAGCTAAAAAAGCAAGGGTATTCAAAGGTTACAGCATCACCGGTAATAGCAGAAAAACTAAATGTTGCCAAGATCCTCAGAAAATCCTCCAAAGATTGGGACGGTGGTTATGCAATGGCCGGTTTGATTGGACATGGAGATTCATTCGTACTTAGAGATCCCGCCGGCATTAGGCCTGCATATTATTACAAAGATGATGAAGTGGTGGTGGTAGCTTCAGAAAGACCGGTAATACAGACGGTTTTTAATGTAGATTTTAAAGATGTACATGAACTGCCTCCCGGAAATGCCATTATCACCAAGAAAAATGGTGATGTTTCTATCAAAGAAATTTTAGAACCACTGGAAAGAAAAGCATGTTCTTTTGAACGAATTTATTTTTCCAGAGGTAGTGATGCTGAGATCTATGAAGAACGAAAAATGCTGGGTAGACTTCTAATGCCAGACGTTTTAAAATCTATAAATCACGATACCCTTAAAACTGTTTTTTCCTTTATCCCTAATACAGCTGAAACATCTTTCTACGGAATGGTGGAAGCTGCACAGGATGAATTAAATAAGCAAAAAAATGAAGCTATCCTGGAGGAGAAGGAAACCTTGACCGATGCAAGACTTCAGGAAATACTTTCTCACCGATTGAGGACAGAGAAGATTGCCATCAAAGACGTAAAGCTTAGAACTTTTATTACTGAAGACAGCAGTCGTGATGATTTGGTTGCACATGTTTATGATGTTACTTATGGTGTGGTAAAACCAGAAGACAATCTGGTAATTATAGACGATAGTATTGTTAGGGGAACTACTTTAAAGAAGAGTATCATTAAAATGATGGATAGGTTAAAACCTAAAAAGATCGTAGTAGTTTCTTCTGCACCACAAATTAGATATCCAGATTGTTACGGAATAGACATGGCCAGATTAGAAGGTCTGGTAGCTTTTAGAGCGGCTCTTGAACTTTTAAAGGATAATAACCAATACGACATTGTAGAAAAAGTTTACAATAAATGTAAAGAACAGGTAGACCTGGACGATAAGGATGTTCAAAATTTTGTAAAGGAAATTTATGATCCTTTTACCGATGAAGAAATTTCTGATAAAATTTCAGAATTGTTATGTGATGAAGATGTGAATGCAGAGGTAAAAGTTATTTATCAAACGGTAGATAATCTACATTTGGCCTGTCCCAAAAACCTCGGTGATTGGTATTTTACCGGAAACTATCCCACTGCAGGAGGTAACCGGGTTGTAAATAGAGCATTTATGAACTTTTTCGAAGGGAAAGAGGGACGAGCTTATTAA
- a CDS encoding PfkB family carbohydrate kinase, whose translation MSKLLIVGTVAFDAIETPFGKTDKILGGAATYIGLSASNFDINSAVVSVVGEDFPDEYLDLLKKNNIDIEGIEIVKGGKTFFWSGKYHNDLNTRDTLDTQLNVLADFNPVVPESHKDAEFVMLGNLHPLVQLSVLEQVENPKLTVLDTMNFWMDNALEDLMKVIEKVDVITINDEEARQLSGEYSLVKAARKIEEMGPKYVVIKKGEHGALLFHKDQIFFAPALPLEEVFDPTGAGDTFAGGFIGYLARTGDISFENMKSAIIYGSNLASFCVEKFGTERMQSLTGEQVDKRLDKFRKLTQFETQLD comes from the coding sequence ATGAGTAAATTACTTATTGTTGGAACCGTTGCGTTCGATGCTATTGAAACTCCTTTTGGAAAAACCGATAAAATCTTAGGTGGTGCAGCCACTTACATTGGACTTTCCGCTTCAAATTTTGATATTAACAGCGCTGTAGTCTCAGTAGTTGGAGAAGATTTCCCTGATGAATATTTAGATCTTCTTAAAAAGAACAATATAGATATAGAAGGTATTGAAATTGTAAAAGGTGGTAAAACATTCTTTTGGAGTGGTAAATATCATAATGACCTTAATACCAGAGATACACTGGACACGCAACTTAATGTGCTTGCAGATTTCAACCCCGTTGTACCGGAGTCGCATAAAGACGCAGAGTTTGTAATGTTAGGAAATTTACATCCTTTAGTTCAGCTAAGCGTTCTGGAGCAGGTAGAAAATCCAAAACTTACAGTTTTAGATACCATGAATTTCTGGATGGACAATGCCCTGGAAGACTTGATGAAAGTAATCGAGAAAGTAGATGTAATTACTATTAATGATGAGGAAGCAAGACAGCTTTCAGGTGAATATTCATTAGTGAAGGCTGCCAGAAAGATCGAAGAAATGGGCCCAAAATATGTAGTCATTAAAAAAGGGGAGCATGGCGCTTTACTTTTCCATAAAGATCAGATATTCTTTGCTCCAGCGCTTCCATTAGAAGAAGTTTTTGATCCAACGGGCGCAGGTGACACTTTCGCTGGCGGATTTATAGGATATCTTGCCAGAACCGGAGATATTTCTTTTGAAAATATGAAAAGTGCCATTATATATGGTTCTAATCTCGCTTCTTTCTGCGTTGAAAAATTTGGAACAGAAAGGATGCAATCCCTAACAGGTGAGCAGGTGGATAAAAGGCTGGACAAGTTCAGGAAATTAACACAATTTGAAACACAACTAGATTAA
- the rnhA gene encoding ribonuclease HI: MQTPKVHIYTDGAARGNPGPGGFGVVMEWVGKPYKKEYAQGFKLTTNNRMELMAVIVAISKLKNPGTPAKVFTDSKYVADAVNKGWVFNWEKKNFVNRKNTDLWKAFLKVFRRHEVQFQWIKGHNDHPQNERCDALAVMASKGKDLLEDTGYKA, encoded by the coding sequence ATGCAAACTCCCAAAGTTCATATATACACCGATGGCGCTGCAAGAGGTAATCCAGGTCCCGGAGGTTTTGGAGTGGTCATGGAATGGGTTGGCAAACCCTATAAAAAGGAATATGCCCAGGGCTTTAAGCTTACTACAAACAACCGCATGGAATTAATGGCTGTAATTGTCGCCATCAGTAAACTCAAAAACCCGGGGACTCCGGCAAAAGTCTTTACAGATTCGAAATATGTGGCAGATGCAGTAAATAAAGGCTGGGTGTTTAATTGGGAAAAGAAGAATTTTGTAAATCGAAAAAATACTGATCTATGGAAAGCATTTTTAAAAGTTTTCCGAAGACATGAAGTTCAATTTCAATGGATCAAAGGCCATAATGATCATCCTCAGAATGAACGTTGCGATGCTTTAGCCGTGATGGCATCTAAAGGGAAAGACCTCTTAGAAGACACCGGTTACAAAGCTTAA
- a CDS encoding phosphoribosylglycinamide formyltransferase — MSDKESTNTKKIVIFASGSGTNAENIIKYFQKSKNIEVVAVLSNRRSAGVLKRAHDLNVKALLFDKEALYHTNDVLNILKDIDPDLIVLAGFLWLFPSNIIEEFPDKIINIHPALLPKYGGKGMYGNKVHETIIAEKETESGITIHFVNEKYDEGNTIFQATTSIENHDTAESLAGKIHELEYKHFPEVIQQILEDNN, encoded by the coding sequence TTGAGTGATAAAGAAAGTACGAACACAAAAAAGATTGTAATTTTTGCTTCCGGTTCCGGTACCAATGCCGAAAATATCATAAAATACTTCCAGAAATCCAAAAATATTGAGGTTGTTGCGGTTCTTTCCAACCGCAGATCTGCAGGAGTTTTAAAACGTGCGCATGATCTTAATGTAAAAGCGCTTTTATTTGATAAAGAAGCCCTGTACCATACAAATGATGTGCTAAACATCTTAAAAGATATTGATCCGGATCTTATTGTTCTCGCAGGATTTTTATGGTTATTCCCATCAAATATCATAGAGGAATTTCCAGATAAAATAATAAATATTCATCCAGCATTATTGCCTAAATACGGCGGAAAAGGGATGTACGGCAATAAAGTACATGAAACGATCATTGCTGAAAAAGAAACTGAAAGCGGTATTACCATTCATTTTGTAAATGAAAAATATGATGAAGGAAATACTATTTTTCAGGCAACAACTAGCATAGAAAATCATGATACAGCTGAAAGTCTCGCAGGAAAAATTCACGAATTAGAGTATAAGCACTTCCCGGAAGTAATTCAGCAAATATTAGAAGATAATAACTAA
- a CDS encoding acyl carrier protein, with protein MSDIASRVKAIIVDKLGVDENEVVNEASFTNDLGADSLDTVELIMEFEKEFDIQIPDDQAENIATVGQAVSYIEDAKK; from the coding sequence ATGTCAGACATTGCATCAAGAGTAAAAGCTATCATCGTTGACAAATTGGGAGTTGACGAAAATGAAGTTGTAAACGAAGCCAGCTTCACCAACGACTTGGGTGCTGATTCACTAGACACAGTAGAATTGATCATGGAATTCGAAAAGGAATTTGACATCCAGATCCCAGACGATCAGGCAGAGAACATTGCTACTGTAGGTCAGGCAGTTTCATATATCGAAGACGCTAAAAAATAA
- the fabF gene encoding beta-ketoacyl-ACP synthase II: MELKRVVVTGLGALTPIGNNLEEYWEGLINGKSGSAPITYFNAEKFKTKFACELKNFNPLDHFDRKEARKLDRFAQYAMVSADEAIQDSGIDLNTVDKYRVGVIWGAGIGGLETFQNEVINFAEGDGSPRFNPFFIPKMIADIAPGNISIKHGFMGANYTTVSACASSANAMIDALNNIRLGHSDIIVSGGSEAAVTLAGMGGFNAMHALSTRNDSPETASRPFDATRDGFVLGEGGGALILEEYEHAKARGAKIYAEVMGGGLSSDAYHMTAPHPEGDGVVAVMKNCLKNAGLKPEDVDAINTHGTSTPLGDVAELKAITKVFGDHAKKININSTKSMTGHLLGAAGAIEAIAAILSMKYGIIPPTINHENIDENIDPELNLTLNKAQKREVNVVMSNTFGFGGHNACVVFKKLDE; this comes from the coding sequence ATGGAGTTAAAGCGAGTAGTAGTTACAGGCCTTGGTGCCTTAACCCCAATTGGTAACAATTTAGAGGAATATTGGGAGGGACTTATAAACGGTAAAAGTGGTAGTGCGCCTATCACTTATTTTAATGCCGAAAAGTTCAAGACTAAATTCGCTTGCGAACTCAAAAACTTCAATCCGCTAGATCATTTTGATCGGAAGGAAGCAAGAAAGCTTGATAGGTTTGCTCAATATGCCATGGTATCGGCAGATGAAGCTATTCAGGATTCCGGGATAGACCTTAATACCGTAGACAAATATCGCGTTGGCGTAATTTGGGGAGCGGGAATAGGAGGCCTTGAGACTTTCCAGAATGAAGTTATTAATTTTGCAGAGGGCGATGGCTCTCCAAGATTCAATCCTTTCTTTATCCCGAAAATGATTGCAGATATTGCCCCTGGTAATATCTCCATCAAACACGGGTTTATGGGAGCGAATTATACTACTGTGTCGGCTTGTGCATCTTCAGCAAATGCTATGATAGATGCGCTAAACAATATTCGTTTAGGTCACAGTGATATAATCGTTTCAGGAGGATCTGAAGCAGCAGTTACTTTAGCAGGAATGGGCGGATTTAACGCAATGCATGCCCTTTCTACTAGAAATGATAGTCCTGAAACAGCGTCAAGACCTTTTGATGCTACCAGGGATGGATTTGTACTTGGTGAAGGTGGTGGTGCGCTTATATTAGAAGAGTATGAGCATGCGAAAGCCAGAGGTGCCAAGATATATGCTGAAGTAATGGGCGGAGGTTTATCCTCAGATGCTTATCATATGACTGCACCGCATCCTGAGGGTGACGGAGTAGTTGCGGTAATGAAAAATTGCCTGAAAAATGCCGGACTAAAACCGGAAGACGTAGATGCGATTAATACGCATGGAACTTCAACACCACTTGGTGATGTTGCTGAACTTAAAGCAATAACCAAGGTTTTTGGAGATCATGCTAAAAAAATCAATATCAATTCTACCAAGTCTATGACCGGGCATTTACTGGGAGCAGCTGGAGCAATTGAAGCTATTGCGGCAATTCTATCCATGAAATATGGAATTATACCTCCAACTATTAATCATGAAAATATTGACGAGAATATCGATCCTGAACTAAACCTTACGTTAAATAAGGCTCAGAAGAGAGAAGTTAATGTAGTAATGAGTAATACATTTGGGTTTGGCGGGCATAATGCCTGTGTAGTGTTTAAGAAACTTGACGAATAG